The nucleotide sequence GGCACGAAGAATTAAGCCGAGTTGCCCAACAACTGCAAGCCTTAATTTCTTATCCTGAATAAGGGTTAATATTCTGAATTATTTGAGATTAATTTGCCATGAGCAGAATTTTTACCGTCAAGTAACTCAATAGACCTCTTGCATAAATAAAATTTTCCTCAATTCTGTTCCCTGTTCCCTGTTCCCTGTTCCCTTTCTTGACCAGTTCTTGTGAATTGTGCAAGAAGTCTAATATTTTCAGCCGGAATTATTTCGGGATCAGAAAAATTGCTATCAAGGGAATCAACCGAAAATTGCTGTTTTATTTCTTCTACTTTGAGTAAAATTAGATACTCATAAAATGCTTGTAAAGTACACCAAGCAAAGCCGGCTTTTCCGTCTAAAATTCCCCCTAAAATAAAGTACATATAGAACCAACGAACTAAAGGACGGAAAGGTAGACGTAAAGATAAATCTTTTAGGGCGTGTCGTCTTTCTACTTCTGAGTTTCCTAAAATTAATTGATACCAATCAACTTTACCGGTTTGTAGCTGACGGAGAGTTTCTCGTGCTTCATCGCTAGAGTAGCGATTATGTTTTTCAATCCAGCGACTTAAGCCCTTGCTACAAGTATAATGAGGGTAGGTTTGTTTGAGAAATCCTACGGCCCCAGAGCAAACCTCTCGTTCTGTATGACCATAGTCACTAAACCAGACTTTCCCTTTCTTAAATAGCCGCATCTGATAGCGAGGATACTGGGTGCTATGTTTAATCCATTGTCCCATAAACATAACCCGTTCAGCCGCATAATAACCGATCACTTCTTCTTGTTTAGCCATTTCTAGGCATTCAGCAAATAATTCTGGTGTCATGCGTTCATCAGCTTCGAGAATATAAACCCATTCGTGTTTAGTGGGAACGTTTTCTAACATCCAGGTGCGTTGTTTTCCGTGACTTTCAAATTTATGTTGAACTATACGCACTGGGTAGCGAGAGGCAATTTCTACGGTTTTATCTGTGCTAAGAGAATCAACGATGATCACATCATCAGATAGTAAGGCTGACTCGATGCAAGGGGCGATATCGATTTCTTCGTTATAAGTGAGAATATAGATGGAGATCATGTATTTATATCATCAAACCAAACAGGCAATTTGAGCGGTTCTAGTCTATCATGGCTGATCCTGTCCTTTTTTGGCTTCGGTAATTTCCCCCCATTGGGAGTTAATAAAATTGGGATAAACTTGATAGATTAAACAATAAACCAAATTTATCCCTGTGTTGTATGTATTAGTATGGGCAGAGTCGGACTCGAACCGACATGGCCGAAACCGCCGCATTTTGAGTGCGGTGCGTCTACCAATTTCGCCATCCACCCATTTTGTTGTCTTTCTGATTATACTCTTTTTGGCGCTTTAAGAGCAAGCTTTGATAATCTTTTGAACTGGCCCAACGATCAATCTCTTTGGCCCTTAACACAGGAACCGGATGAGTTAACTGTTGAGTTTGGGCCGTTTTAAGCAATTGCCCTAATTCACTCTTGCTAATGTCCTCATAGGCCCTGGCCTGTTCTATAAAGGCATCTAAATTTAACAGGGGAGAGAGAGTAGGAGAACCGCCACTGAGTTTCATCAGTACCGACATAACAACTTTAGGGTCTTGAACCGCTAACAGTGCCGCGCGATCACAGCTAAATTCGGCACAGCGAACCCATTCTAAGATTCTTTCTTGCAATGATTGAGCGAGTATAGTTCCCCAATTGGGCAATAAACCCGCCGCTAACACGAACAAGTTAGCCAAAGTTAAATAGACCCCATGATCACATTTTAGATGACCCAATTCGTGAGCCATCACTGCCTGTAATTCTTCAAGGGTTAACATCTCAATTAAGGAAGTATGCACCACCATAAAAGGTTGTTTTCCCTGTATGGCTAAGGTATAGGCGTTAGGAATGGGG is from Gloeothece verrucosa PCC 7822 and encodes:
- a CDS encoding glycosyltransferase family 2 protein, giving the protein MISIYILTYNEEIDIAPCIESALLSDDVIIVDSLSTDKTVEIASRYPVRIVQHKFESHGKQRTWMLENVPTKHEWVYILEADERMTPELFAECLEMAKQEEVIGYYAAERVMFMGQWIKHSTQYPRYQMRLFKKGKVWFSDYGHTEREVCSGAVGFLKQTYPHYTCSKGLSRWIEKHNRYSSDEARETLRQLQTGKVDWYQLILGNSEVERRHALKDLSLRLPFRPLVRWFYMYFILGGILDGKAGFAWCTLQAFYEYLILLKVEEIKQQFSVDSLDSNFSDPEIIPAENIRLLAQFTRTGQEREQGTGNREQN
- a CDS encoding M48 family metallopeptidase, translated to MDIAKTLLIGLRADEFRHPLDFQATQALKQLPGLDLAVRNLLGPVAEQFFYLNNIASSVLVGKNQLPHLHKLLLEACTVLDIEPPQLYIQQNPIPNAYTLAIQGKQPFMVVHTSLIEMLTLEELQAVMAHELGHLKCDHGVYLTLANLFVLAAGLLPNWGTILAQSLQERILEWVRCAEFSCDRAALLAVQDPKVVMSVLMKLSGGSPTLSPLLNLDAFIEQARAYEDISKSELGQLLKTAQTQQLTHPVPVLRAKEIDRWASSKDYQSLLLKRQKEYNQKDNKMGGWRNW